CGGGTTCCAAAAGCGGGGAATGAAACATGTATTGGGTTGGAAGCAGGAGTTTCCTGCTTTTCCTGTGAGCCTTTCCTTCCAGGTCTCACACTTGCCAGGGCGTAAAGTCTGCGCCAGAGGAAgcggccagcccccaccccctctccagggCTATGGGGCCCGGGCCTCACTTACAGGGAGTCGTAAGGCAGGGGCTTCTGTCCGTAGCGGTCCAGGCTAGGGTTCTGGTTGATGAAGTACTGGAGAGAATCAAAAGAGATGGGAGTGGAAAGGTCCGTGAGTCGGGTGGGGAAGTGAGACATGAAGCCCCTTCCTACGCCCCACCCAGGACCCTCTGCCCTCGGCCTCCTATCCGCTCACCCCTGTCCTCACTCCTCCCCATCTTCTGGATTCCCAAATCCCAGGCAGGGTGCAGCAGCCCTGCCCTTACCCTCCATTTCTGGGTCAGCTCCGGCTTCAGGTACCGCACCGCATAGCCACTGCAACCCCTCACTGCAGAGAAGGTGAGCTCCTGAGGCCTCCACTAGCGCGGAGATGGAGCCCCGCCCCAGGACAcgcccctccaaggggccctgtcCCATAAAACCCCGACCCTCAGTGCAGCCACGCCCACAAAGCACTGCCCCTTAAGGAGCCCTCCCCTTAAAGCCATGCCCCTGACGTGAAGCCACGCCCCACAAAGCTCCGCCCCTCAaaaacccctcccccagcctgcaaAGCCACGCCCACAGTGCGGAGCCCTGCTCCTTGCATAGAGCTCCGCCTAAGGACCCGCCCCTCAAGGAGCCCTGTTTCTTAAACCTCGCTCCTTAGCGTAGCCACGCCCACAATGCTCCACCTCTCAAAATAGCCCCGCCCATGGCATGGAGCTCCGCCCCATCTGATACCACCTCTGCCCCACCCGGGCAGCTCTCCTGGGTAGATCAGTCTCTGTCCCTTCCCATCCCTGCCCTGCCTTGTCTTTGCAGGAGCCCACCCGGTGTTCCTGCCCGCAGTCTGCGCTCTCCCCTAGTGTCTGCTCCAGGGACCCAGCTGGGAGGCATTGTCCCCCACTGGATATTCCCCCGCACCGGTTGGACTGACCCCTGTTGTCCGGGCAGGGCAGCTTGAACTCTTCGGTGCAGGACACCAGGCGGGACCAGTCCTCGATGGCGTGCGTGAAGGAGGGCCAGCTGGCCCGGTTGATGCCCGGTGCGAGGGGCGCCAGCTTCCCCTCGCGGTACCTGTTCCGGAGTCTCTGTCCCTCCTTGGTGATGTCCTGCCGGGGGTGGGAGTAAGGGCCGCTCAGTCGGCGCGGAAGCCCGACGTGCCCACCCAGACCACCCCGTCAGCTGGAGCCGGTGCCCAGCGCGTGGGACTGACGCGCCCCTGGGGGGATGGATGCACGAGGGGGCCCCAAGGAGGCAGCTAAGTTGGTCAGGTGGTTCCCGTTTCCTGGGGCTGGGTGAAGCTGCTCCCCAACACCTGCCACTCACCAGACAGTGTAGGGGTTTGTTGGGGATCCCTAGGAGTGTGAAGCAGGCACTGTCAAAGTCCtctgaagaaagaagagaaaaggggcGGTCCTGTGTCAGCAGCCAGTTGGGAGAGGGGTGGGCTTGGACCATACACATTGcttttatattgaattttttttttgaccaaaACACCCTCTTAAAGTTGAATTTTACTTTCAACTCACAATAAACTCAATACAtcaaagatttcttttcttttctttttaattaaaaaaaccatctaggaaaaaaaaaaagaaaccatctaGGGTCCAGcaagatagtccagcgggtagggcgtttgccttgcatgtggcagacccaggttctatccccagcaccccagatggccccccaagccctaccaggagtgatccctgagtgcagagccaggagtaagccctgagcacagcagggtgtggccaacatgaaaaccaaaccaaacaactaAAAGTTGTTCATATCACTTGGAGCAGCTTCctaaagtatgtgtgtgtgtgtgtgtgtgtgtgtgtgtgtgtgtgtgtgtatgaggggaAGGAAATATGCAAATACATCAAAATGTTCACTAAAAGCTGGAGAAAGGTAGAAGTTTCCCTGAATTGTTCTTTCAGGCTTTCTCTATGATTGAATAGCCTGATAACAAAAAAGTTGGGGAAAACAATATGTGTGTTTGCATTAGTATACAACAGTAGGATAAGGTGAAAACTTTCTGTGATTTCCTATAGTAAGGGAAGTAAGTTACATGCTTACAGTGTTTTAAGTTTCTGTTttttgaggggcacacccagtggtccttggGGATTACCCcttgctccgtgctcagggagagctcctgggagtgctcaggggaccatacgtggtgccgaGAACAAGCCTGGCTTGGATACATACAAGGCAGGCCCTCGAGCCCCTGGACTCCCTCTCCGACCCAGCATCCTGAGTTCCGAAGCTCTGGTGACTGGTGTTCAAAGCATctgtgtgtttggggctggagcgatagcacagcaggtagggcgtttgccttgcacgcggccgacccgggttcaaatcccagcatcccatatggtcccctgagcacggccagggataattcctgagtgcagagccaggagtaaccactgtgcatcgccaggtgtgacccaaaaagaaaaaaaaaaaaaaaaaaagcatctgtgTGTTTGAAGGGCTTCCCCCAAGGCCAGAAGATGGGAAGGGCTAGTCGCTGTGTCGCTCCACCCCCCACGCCGGTCCccgggagagagagatgaggaacAGGGAGCCCTGCACAGCCCTTTCCTGTCCCTGCCTACTGCTCCTCACCTGCATCCTGCCTCTGGGCTGCCCACCTGGGCCCTCAAGGGCCCTCTGTGCCACCTCAGGCCCCCCCTACGGCCCCTGATCCTCACAgacccagccctgcacccagaACCCAGgcaccccctcctgccctcctgccaacATCGTTACCAAAGGTGCCTGCTTTACCTTTGTTTtgaatttgtttgggggccacagctggctgtactcagggctactcctggcagcgctcggggaaacatggggtgcaggggactgagcctgggcctcccacatgcctgGTTGGGAGCAGGCACCCAGTCTCACtgagctagctctctggtcccGCCTTTATCTCTCAACTCTctgcctgacccctgaccccccccacacaccccatgtCTCTCCCTGGGTCCTAACCACTCCCCTTCAACCTCCTAGGACCCACCCCTGGTCCCCGTTCCTCTACACAGATATCACACTTCCTTTCTGCTTAGAGTTTATAGAGGTTTCTCTTCCCTTCTGGGCCAGTGCTCCGATGAGGTAAAGGCTAGCCCCAGTCTCACGCATCCCTCCTGAGTTACGTCCCGGAGCCAGTCACTCTCTTTTGAGCTGTATTCCCCTCCCAGGCCTAGCTGCAGCTCTCAAAATCCTCGCCCCGGTTTCCCCACGTTCCTCCTGCGGCCCTTAGCCCATGCTGTCCCCTCCCCCGTCTGCCCATGTCTCCACGTAGCAGAACGCCAGGCAGGAAGCACATGCTGAACACATATGCTGAAATGCACACGTCTGTCCAGGCGGCACCCCGTCTCTGCGACCAGCTTCTCAGCCCCAGGAAGGTTATTCTTTGGGCCCCTTTGGCCTTTTGATCTGCCGTTTGTGGCTTTGTCCACCAAGACCTCCTGCTTCCAAGTctcgggggccagggaggtggcccaGTGGGTGGAGTACCTGCTtgccatgcaggaggcctgggttcaatccccagccccccgccctacCGAAGGGATCCCCAAAGGCCCAAGGGACTTGGTGGCAACTGGGTGCCTGACCTTTGGTGCAATAGGTGGAGGACTGGCAGTGCTCGTCCGGGAGGTAGCCTCTGACGGAGTCCATGTCCATGCGGCGCAGGGTGGGCAGTTGCGGGTGGTAGAGGCTCTGCTTCACACTCGCCAGTGGGTGGCGCTGGCGCACGACAGGGAGCAGGAAGACCGGAGAGGTGACGGCGTGGATGGAGCCATCGTCCCAGGGTACCAGCTCCAAGATGCGGGCCATGGCTGGGGAGCAGAAGACACCCAGGGGCTCAGGCCGATCAGACCCCTTCCTGGGAGTCTGACCGTGGCCAGGGCCGGTGTGTCTCATTGACAGGCGTGGCGCCTGCCGTGTGCCGGGGGGTCCCCCTAAGGCCAGGGCTGCTCTCACACACATAGGCTGAGGGCAGTGATGGGTCAGTCCCGGTGAGGCGGCGAGGGCCGGGCTGGGGTATGCAGGGAATGCGCTAAAAGAGGGGCCTCGATGTCTATTTTTAAGTGACAAACAGGAGGCAGCAGCAGCTGCCAGTGGGTTCAGAATTAGCTCAGATAAACCTCTGGGTAGCTAATGATGACTGAGCTCAGGATTCTGCATTTGCTCCGTGCCACCAGGAGGCAGCGAGGTTTTCAAGACGCAGGAACGGATGCCACCTTGCGACTAGGACACCTGCTGCCGGTCACCCTGGTCACCTTTCCAAAGCGGGCCTTAGGCCAGGGAGAGGGATGGCTCAGGGCAGGCCTGAAGCCCCgagtttgatcgccagcacctcATGTCCCCTGACCCCAGCATCGCCCAGTCCGAGTCACACCAGAGGGTCAGGCCCCTGGACTGGGCCACCCAAGTGTCACCGAGTGTCACATAAATATAGCAAAATAACAGCTGCTGCCACAACGTCACACAGCAGGTCTTCCCAGGAGATGCGGGGGTCAGTGTGGCCTCAGCCAGCTTCCTCCTCACCCCAGTTAGaggaggcagggcggggggggcacgggtggggacaggccctgggctggccctgTCTGGGGAGGAATCCCTGCTTTGCGGTTCCCAAATTTTGTAGCTCCCATTCCTCACTACCTGTGTGCGTGGTGCGGGTCCAGATCCCCCGGCTTGGGTCCACCTTCTGCTCTCTGGCCTGCCCAGTGTGGACAGGgcgctggggcggggctgggccttCTGCAGCGGCAGAACAAAGGAGCTGTGTGCCCTGGCGATGCCACTGCAGCCGGATTGtgaggcgccccccgccccctgctggctGAGGGCTCCTTTCAGGCACTTGGGGAAGTGCTGGGTCTGGGGCTTCCTGGGGACCAGCCAGCTTGGGCTGTGTTACCCTGGGCGAGGTCCTAGCGCACTCTGGGTCTCAGTCCTCCCGTCTGAATTAGGCTCTGGACCCCACCAGAAGGCCTGGAGGCCTCGTGTCCCCTCGGGAGGGGCTGCCCTGCCTTTGAGGTGCTGGGGCGGGGATTTGGGGTTAGCCTGTCCAGCATATGGGGATCAGGGAGTGGTGGCTCAGCAGGACAGGGATTAGCAGCCCCCCAGGCACCCCGCCCCCTTCCCAGGGCAGCAAGGTCATGAGTGATTAAGCTGAGTACTCCCTGAGtactttccttccccacccttgGTTCCTGCCACTGGTCAGCTGGTCACTATTCCAGGAGAGCAGTGATTTTAGAAAACAACAACTGAAAATAACCAATAATTGCAGCTATGTGCTGAAATCGGAATCCTCATTCACCGTTGGTGGGGCGGTCAGCCAGTTCAGCCGCTGTGGAAAACAGCTAGAAGACTTCTCAACTAGcaataaaaaaagttaacaatACCAGCAGTTTCACTCCCTGGCAGTGATGCCAAGAATGCAAAAACACTCATTTATAAAgatatatgtacacctatgttACACCTATGTTTATTGAAACCCTATTTACAggagtcaagatctggaaacaacccagatgttcaacaacagatgagtggataaaaatattgcagactaggggctggagcaattgtacagcagagagggcatttgccttgcatgtggccaacccgggttccattcccagcattccatatggtcccccaagcactgccaggagtaattcctgagtgcagagccaggagtaacccctgtgcatcaccgagtgtgacccaaaatgcaaaaaaaaaaaaaaagaatagaaattgtAGTCTATACGTACGATGGAATACGACTCCTCTGTaagatgaaatattgccttttatTACAACATGGGTGGGACTAGAGGGTCTTGTTAAGTGAAACAAATTAGTACCGAATGACCTCATGCAGAcgtgtataaagaaacaaaaagggcGAAGGATCATGAACAATTCaccaatgaatgaaaataaaccctTGGGCTCTGTTAAGACAGGCTGATTTTGCCCTTTTTGAATTTTATACGTAAGGACCTCTGGAGTCTCTCATGAGGggttcagtggtactcaggagtccAGGGGGTCCCGCCCAGCAGTTCTTAGGCACAGCTGTTCAGTATGAAGCTTCAAGgacgtgatgctcaggggactatctggtgccagggattgagccgggGTCAGGGTCATGCAAGGGATGAATCTTTTtaggctcacacccggcgatgcacaggggttactccgggctctgtactcaggaatcactcctggcggtgctccgggaaccatatgggatgctgggaatggaacttgggcctgccgagtacaaggcaaacaccctacccactgtgctatcgctccagcctcaccagGGTGActcttaacccctgaactacctctccagcctcatgGGGTCCTTCGAATCTGGCCTTTCCCTGTCCTGTCCATACACACAGGACATTTACGCAAACTGCGGTGTGACTgacatttgcttattttcttcaCCTTCGGATCTGTTATTACTTACTCAGACCCAACTGCGGCCCCCAGGGGGATGGGGGAGCAGCTGCCTCTGGGTGGTCTAGCCTAGGGCACCTGTCAACTTTGGCTCCCATGGGCACGCCCACCCCGGGGCTCCCTCCCAGACCTCCTCCCGCACTCTCTGCTCTGGGCTCACAACATCCCATCTCCTGATGCTTCGCCCCTCCGTGACTCATTCCTctccttatattttttttaattaaaatttttttattggatcactgtgagatagttacaaactttcatgattacatttcagtcatacaatgatcgagcactcatccctccaccagtgcacattttccaccaccaatgtcccccgtatccctcccccacccctcaccccatcccatcccctgccaCGGTGGCAcgtgtgttctttctttctctctactttcgtCATCCCCCTCCTTTGCCAGCTGAGTGATGCCCAAGCGCTGCAGGAGTCGTTTCTGTCCCTTTCTGAGATGGGCTTACTGGGGCTCCACGCGGCCTCCACAAACTGAGCCGACACCTGCAAGCTTTCCAGTTCCAGCTCACCTGTGCCCGACTGCACACCCCCGCAGGCACACGCatgtacacgtgcacacacgaagccacacataccacatacacacatgcccacGTATGAAgtcacacagtacacacacacgcacatacctGAAACCACTCACATGCAtccatgtgcacatacacacatgaagccacacacacatgcacagggacACAATGTGTACACAAGGCGCACATGCAGCTGCATAGCCCACATGGCACGtgtagatgcacacacatgcatgcacatacagcCACACATACCACACAGGTACACATCCTACACATACACACGATACACAGcccccacacagtcacacacatcaCCCACACATGCTCATACGCAGCCCACgtatgcatgcacacgcacacatgcacagggTCTCCAGCCGCTCTCAGGCCCCTTGACAAAGTCTCCTGTTCAGTAAGAGGCTCCTCCCCAGTCACCCACAGCCCCGGGCGAGCACCCTCGACTCCCctatcctctcccctccctccacccttttctcctcccccctGCCACCACCAGCCTAGCTTGGGCGCACCATCCCTGCCCTGGCCGGGGCCACGTCCGATGCCCCGTGGTCGCCTGCAGGCCTGGCAGAGCACAAGGGTGGCTGGTCCAGGGGGGCTTGGAGGCGAAGCCAAGGGCagactccccctcccctctttggCACAGAGAAGGGGCAGGGCACTCTGGAGGGTTACCACGGGCAGAGCCCTTGAGGGCACAGAGGACATTCTCCAGAGGCCTGACACAGGAGGGGTGGCCCTGGGGTGTCCCAGATGCAGATGAGTCTAGCGTGACTCCCGGTGATGtgctcccaagccccaccacagAGGGGCTTGGTCCCTCTTGCAGCACCCCGGGTTTCCAGGAGCAAACCCCACCGTGGCCTGGAGGCCCCCCCCACTCACCCAGGCCACCTGGCCCTGCTCTCGCTCTGCACCCGCCGAGCACTGTCCCCACATCACCGCACCCTCGGCTCCCTCCCGCTGCGGTGGGCTCTGCCTCCTCTCCGCCCTGCCGCGCCCCCGGCCAGCATCCAcagcatctgtctgtctgtctgcctgtctgtctgtcaccTCTCCTGTTCCGGCCCCCCGCCACACTCACGGTCGTGCAGGCAGAGTCCAGGCCCGATCGGGGGGTCAGCGGCAGCAGCAACAGATTCTGGAGACGCGGCCGCCGGCGTCCCGCGTGGGTCGGGCAGAGCCCAGCCCGTCTCCTGTGCTGAAGCTGTGCTGCGAGTGGACCCGCCCGCAGACCCTCCTGGAACAACAGTGGGCCTCGGCGCTCCCTCCCGGCAGCCCGGCCGTGTCCTGGCCGCAGTCAGCGGGGTGGGCGGCGGAGCTGGACCCTGCTTCCCGGGCAGGTCCCGGAGGGTCCCTGCACGCGGCCGCTGGGCGTCGGGTAGTGGTGCTCTCTCCCTGGGGAACAGGGCTCTTCCGCccgccacctcccacccctctcaGCACCTGCTAATCCTTTGCACACGGCTCTCTCTCTCGGCTTGGCCGTGTCACTAATCCTGAGTGTTTGCAGCGCTGAGTGGCCGGGACAAGGCCCTTCTTGGCTGGCGGGACACTCAGAGCAGGtaatggggctggggtgggggggcagttggTGGGACCCCCCCTGCCTCTGCTAGTGAGGTCTGAGCACTGTGCTAGGTTGGGGgacacccccccactcccacccccctacATTGTGGCGCTCACACCTCAGCCTGTCTCAGCATCCTCAGGGCAGCTGGTGAAATATGTCCCCACAGCATGTGGAGACCTGGAACTTGTGTCTTTACCAACCTTCCAGAAGATTTTGGAAGGCTGTGGTGCAAGCTGCATCCGTTATCCTGGACAGCCCTTCCCAGGGGACTGTCTCAACAGATTGTCCCGCAGCCACATGGGGCCAACAGGGACATGCCTAAAAGGCAGtactgggggagaggggaaacaCTGAGAGTGAGGAAGGCTTCCTTAGA
This Sorex araneus isolate mSorAra2 chromosome 8, mSorAra2.pri, whole genome shotgun sequence DNA region includes the following protein-coding sequences:
- the TEPP gene encoding testis, prostate and placenta-expressed protein translates to MARILELVPWDDGSIHAVTSPVFLLPVVRQRHPLASVKQSLYHPQLPTLRRMDMDSVRGYLPDEHCQSSTYCTKEDFDSACFTLLGIPNKPLHCLDITKEGQRLRNRYREGKLAPLAPGINRASWPSFTHAIEDWSRLVSCTEEFKLPCPDNRGQGCSGYAVRYLKPELTQKWRYFINQNPSLDRYGQKPLPYDSLNTFRNFGNAFSYTTPWR